Proteins found in one Podarcis muralis chromosome 5, rPodMur119.hap1.1, whole genome shotgun sequence genomic segment:
- the CYB561D1 gene encoding putative transmembrane reductase CYB561D1 isoform X2, producing the protein MDWCLCFFQERKNSAKLSFCLCLTEAILIFSPEGLLFCSCSHKMKVQLHWTAQTLALVAATLGLAFIVSSKNRSELPHLVSWHSVLGLLTLLAACGQVLCGFCLRFPRLLRISSVGRLRLVHMIYGLIVYLLATFTVALGIYSDWFQAQIKGVAWYFCLGLPFCPALVIVKQITRTRKKRQYI; encoded by the exons A TGGATTGGTGTTTGTGCTTCtttcaagaaagaaaaaactCTGCAAAGCTTTCT TTCTGCCTGTGCCTGACGGAAGCCATCCTGATCTTCTCGCCAGAGGGCCTCCTCTTCTGCTCCTGCTCCCACAAAATGAAAGTGCAGCTGCACTGGACTGCCCAGACGCTGGCCCTTGTGGCTGCCACACTGGGCTTGGCCTTCATTGTCTCCAGCAAGAACCGGAGTGAGCTTCCACACCTGGTCTCCTGGCACAGTGTTCTGGGCCTCCTGACTCTCCTGGCAGCTTGTGGGCAGGTCTTGTGTGGATTCTGCCTTCGCTTTCCTCGGCTGCTGAGAATATCGTCCGTGGGTCGCCTCCGCCTTGTCCACATGATATATGGACTGATTGTTTATCTGCTAGCCACCTTCACTGTGGCCCTGGGCATTTATTCTGACTGGTTTCAGGCCCAGATTAAAGGGGTGGCTTGGTACTTCTGCCTGGGGTTACCTTTCTGTCCTGCTTTGGTTATTGTGAAACAGATTACTAGAACTCGTAAGAAGAGACAGTACATTTGA